The sequence GCGCTGATGGTCCACTGGTGGTCCGCGGCCGACAGCTGCAGGGACTCGCCGATCGATGGCAGGGCCACGTTCACCACCGACACGTCCAGGACGACCATGAACTGGGCGGCGATCATGAACGCGAACACCGTCCACGGCCGACGCGGCTCGTCCGGGACCGGCGACGGCTGGCCCGACGCGTGGGAACCCGGGAGGGCGTCCGCGTGGACGGGGGCGTGCTGGTATCCGTGGGTGCGGGCCGCCGGTGCGGCGGCGTGGTGGGCCGACATGGCTCCTCCTCGAGGTGGGTCAGCAGGTCTGGCTCCCACGCTCGTCACCGCCACGATCACTCACGCCGGGAAAACCACCAGGTTCGTGATCTCGGGACCTGACCGCTGCGGTCGGTACGGTTCCGGTCGTGCTGGCCGGACGGGATGTCGAGCGGGCGGCGATCGCTGCGCTGCTCGACGCCGCCCGCGCCGGGGCCGGCGGGTCCCTGGTGGTCCGCGGCGTGGCCGGGTCCGGTAAGTCGGCGCTGCTGGCCGACGCGGTCACCGCCGCCTCCGGTATGCGGGTGCTGCGTACCTCGGGGGTGGAGTCGGAGTCCCCGCTGGCGTTCGCCGCGCTGCAGCGGCTGCTGTGGCCGCTGCGGTCCCGGATCGACGCACTGCCGGAGCCGCAGGCCGCGGCGCTGCGCGCGGCGCTGGGCGAGGCGACCGGTGAGGGCGACCGGTTCCTGGCGTTCCTGGGCACCCTGAGCCTGCTCGCCGACGCCGCCGAGGAGGCTCCGGTGCTGGCCGTCGTCGACGACGCGCACTGGCTGGACGACGCCTCCGCCGCGGCGCTGCTGTTCACCGCCCGCCGGCTGCAGGCCGAGCGGGTCGCGCTGCTGTTCGCCGCCCGCGACGGCGAGGCCTACGGCTTCGAGGCGCCCGATCTGCCCACCGCCGCTCTCGGCGGCGTGATCGGAACCGACGCCGACACGTTGCTGACCGCGCGGGGCGGCGGAACGGTCGACCCGGCGGTGCGCGACCGGCTGGTGGCCGCCACGGGCGGCAACCCGCTCGCCCTGGGAGAGCTCGCCGCCGTCCTCACCGGCGACCAGCTGGCCGGGCGGGCCCCGCTGCCGGAGCCGCTGCCGCTGACCGGCGGGGTCGAGCGGGGATTCCTCGACCGGGTCCGGCGCCTGAGCGACCCGGCCCAGTGGCTTCTGCTGCTGGCCGCAGCAGATGACACCGGCCGGCTGACCGTCGTCCGCGACGCCGCAACCGGTCTCGACGCCGCCGACGACGCCCTGGACGAGGTCGAGCGGATCGGTCTCGTGCGCGTCGACGGGGACACCCTCGCGCTGTACCACCCGCTGGTGCGCTCGGCGGTGTACCGGGCGGCCACCAGCGCGCAGCGCCGCGCCGCGCACCGGGCGCTGGCCGGCGTCCTCGGCGGCGACCCCGACCGGCGTGCCTGGCACCTGGCCGCCGCCGCCGACCGGCCCGACGACTCGGTGGTCACCGCGCTGGACGGCGTGGCCGAACGCGCCGCCGCCCGCGGTGGCCACGAGGCCGCCTCCGCCGCCTGGTCCCGGGCCGCCGAGCTCACCGTCGACAGCGACGCCCGCGGTCGGCGGCTGTTCGCCGCCGCCTCCTCGGCCTGGCTGGGCGCACACCCGTCGCGGGCTGCGGCGCTCGCGGAGGCCGCCGCCGCAGCCGACTGCTCCGACCCGCTGCTGCGCGCCCGGCTGTTCACGCTGCGGGGGCAGATCGAGTGGAACACCCGTTCGATCAACGACGGCTACGACCTCATCCTGCAAGCCGCCCAGGTCGCCGCCGGCGTGGACGAGGCGATGCACCACCAGCTGGTGATGCTCGCCGCCGCCTTGTCGGCGTTCGGCGCCCGATCACCGCGTCCGGCACCCCTGGTGGCCGAGCCTGCACTCGACGCGCCGCCGCGAGCGCGGGCCGCCTGGGCTCTGCAGCGCGGGTACGCCGCCGTCGCCGGACAGGACTGGGCGACCGCTGCGCAGTGCTTCCGGTGCGCCTTCACCCTGACCGACCCCGAACCCCCCGACGACCACGTGCTGCAGCCCAACCTCGGTATCGCAGCGATGCTCGTCGGCGACGACGAGCGCGGACTGCGGCTTCACGAGGAGCAGCTGACCGCTGCCCGCCGCGCGGGGGCGCTCAGCATGGTGGAGCACGCCCTCACCCGCGGCTTCTACTTCCAAATCGCGACGGGGGCGTGGGCGAAGGCCGCCGCCGCGGCGGCGGAGGCGCTACCGCTGGCGGCCAGCACCGGTCACGTCGGGCTGGCCGCGTTGCCGACCGCCGAGCTGGCGCTGGTCGCGGCGCTCCGCGGGGACGACGGGGCCGACGGTCGCCTCGCCGAGCTGGCCGCCATCCGAGAATCACATCCGGTCGGGATCACCGACGGCCTCGCCGTCGACCTCGCGCACTGGACGCAGGCGCTTCGGGCCGCGCAGCAGCCCGCCACCGCGGTGCACCACCTGACCCAGATCCGCGGGGCGGCGCTGCGCCGCATGGCCGCCCCCGATCTGTTCGACGCTGCCGTCCGCGGTGGCCTCGAGGAGGTCGCGCGCGCGTGGCTGGCCGAGCTCGATGCCTTCGCCGCCGGCACGGGCCTCCCCGCCGCGGTTGCCGTCGCGGCGCACGGCCGTGCGCTGCTGACCGACGGCTCCGAGGCTGAGGAGCACTTCCAGCGTGCCCTCGCCGCACACGGGGAATCGGCACGAGCGCCCGACCGGGCCCGGACCCACCTGGCCTACGGCGAGTACCTGCGGCGCGCCCGCCGGCGGGTCGACGCGCGCGAGCACCTGCGAGCGGCCCTCACCGTCTTCGAAGAGCTCGGCGCGGTGCCCCTCGCCGAACGCGCCGCCCAGGAGCTGCGTGCCTCCGGGCAGACCGCCCGCCGTCGCGACGTCACCACCGCCACCCAGCTGACCGCACAGGAACGCCAGGTCGCCGCTCTCGTCCGCCGCGGCCTGTCGAACCGGGACGCCGCCGCGCAGCTGTTCGTCTCGCCCCGCACCGTCGACTTCCACCTGCGCAACGTGTTCAGCAAGCTCGGCGTGGCCTCCCGCGCGGAGCTCGCCGCGCTCCCGCTCGAGCTCTGACCCGCTCGGCCGCCGCTCCGGCCCCGGCGGCCGACCTGGCGGTTCTCCCGGCGTGACCCGGCCGGCCCGCTCCTAGCGTCCGAGCCACACCACAGTCCGGACGCCAGGAGCTCCCGATGACCAGCACCGTCGGCAACCACATGCCAGAAGCGACCGCCACCTCGGATTCTCGCCGGCGCGGCGGAGTGCGCACCACGCTCGCCCGCCGCTGGCCCACCGGCATCGGCGTCGCGGCGGTCGCCGCCAGCCTCGCCGCCCTGGCGCCGCTGCCCGACCAGGTGCACGCCTGGATCAGCGCCTGGTGCGTGCTGCTCGCCGCGGTGATCTACCTGGTGTGGGGCACCGCCCGCGGCGACCTGGCCGACTGGCGGCTGCTGACCGCCCAGACCGCCGCGGTGCTCGGCTTCGGCGCGGTGGCGATGGCGGCGGTCGCCGTCGACCCGGCCGCCGCGCGCTACGTGCTGGCCGCCGGCTGGCTGGCCCACGCCGCCTGGGACGTCGCCCACCACCGCCTCGGCCGGGTGGTGCCCCGCTGGTACGCCGAGACCTGCCTGGCCGCCGACCTCCTGATCGCCACCGCCCTGCTCACCGTCGGCCTCGTCTGACCGCCGACACCCCTCCCGTCCCTCCTCACCACGCCTGGGGATCCCATGCCCACGTCACTGCCCTGCCCCGCCGGTCAGCGCGAGCTCCTGGATGTACTCGTCATCGGGGCCGGCCAGGCCGGCCTCGCGCTCGGTCACCACCTCGCCGCCCGCGGAGCGAACTCCCTGCTGGTCGACGCCGCACCCGAGATCGGCCATTCGTGGCGCTCCCGGTGGGACTCGCTGCGGCTGTTCAGCCCCGCCCAGTACGACTCGCTGCCCGGCCTGCCGTTCCCCGCACCCGTCGACAGCCACCCGAGCAAGGACGACGTCGCCGACTACCTCGCCGCCTACGCCGCGCACTTCGCCCTCCCGGTGCGGCTGGCCACCCCCGTGCTGCGGCTGCACCGCGACCCCGACGGGACCTTCGCGGCCACCACCCCGACCGGAACGCTGCGGGCCAGGCAGGTCGTCGTCGCCACCGGCCCCTTCCAGACGCCGCACGTCCCCGCCCTCGGCGATCGGCTGGACCCGGGCGTGCCGCAGCTGCACAGCGCCGAGTACCGGAACCCGACCCAGCTGCCCGGCGGCGGTCGGGTGCTGGTCGTCGGCGCGGCCAACTCCGGCCTGCAGATCGCCGCCGAGTTGGCCGCCGCGCAGCCGGTCACCGTCGCGGTCGGCACCCGGCCGACCGAGCTGCCCCAGCGCATCGCCGGCCGCGACCTGTTCTTCTGGCTGACGCGCTCGGGGTTCTTCACCGTGCCCGCACACACCCGCATCGCCCGCCGGCTGCGCGCCCGCGGCGACATCATCATCGGCACCCGCAGCGGCACTCTCCGCCGCCGCGGCATCGACTTCCGGCCCCGGCTCCTCGACCTCACCGGCCGCACCGCCACCTTCGCCGACGGCAGCACCGTCGACGTCGGCGCGGTTGTCTGGGCGACCGGCTACCGACCCGACTACGCCTGGCTGCACCTGCCCGGCGTCGTCGTCGACGGGCAGGTCCGCCACACCGGTGGGACGACCGCTGTGCCGGGCCTGCACTTCCTCGGCCTGCCCTGGCAGACCTGCCGCGGCTCGGCCCTGCTCGGGTTCGTCGGCGCCGACGCCGAGGCGCTGGCCGCCCGGCTGACCGCGGACGCCGCCGGGCCGCAGCAGCGCACCGCGCCCGGACCCGAAGCGGCAACCCCGGTGGTTCTCCCGGTGTGACGCCGGCGATGCGTTCCTAGCGTCGGCCGCAGCGCACCGACGTCCGTCCTGGCGGCCGCGCTGGCGAGGGCCGCACACCCCGTCGCGCCGGCCGGCTCACACCCGGCCGGACCGCCGGCCCGCCACTGATCGCGCCCTGACCGACCCGCGCACCCGAGGAGCCCTC is a genomic window of Blastococcus sp. HT6-30 containing:
- a CDS encoding AAA family ATPase; the encoded protein is MLAGRDVERAAIAALLDAARAGAGGSLVVRGVAGSGKSALLADAVTAASGMRVLRTSGVESESPLAFAALQRLLWPLRSRIDALPEPQAAALRAALGEATGEGDRFLAFLGTLSLLADAAEEAPVLAVVDDAHWLDDASAAALLFTARRLQAERVALLFAARDGEAYGFEAPDLPTAALGGVIGTDADTLLTARGGGTVDPAVRDRLVAATGGNPLALGELAAVLTGDQLAGRAPLPEPLPLTGGVERGFLDRVRRLSDPAQWLLLLAAADDTGRLTVVRDAATGLDAADDALDEVERIGLVRVDGDTLALYHPLVRSAVYRAATSAQRRAAHRALAGVLGGDPDRRAWHLAAAADRPDDSVVTALDGVAERAAARGGHEAASAAWSRAAELTVDSDARGRRLFAAASSAWLGAHPSRAAALAEAAAAADCSDPLLRARLFTLRGQIEWNTRSINDGYDLILQAAQVAAGVDEAMHHQLVMLAAALSAFGARSPRPAPLVAEPALDAPPRARAAWALQRGYAAVAGQDWATAAQCFRCAFTLTDPEPPDDHVLQPNLGIAAMLVGDDERGLRLHEEQLTAARRAGALSMVEHALTRGFYFQIATGAWAKAAAAAAEALPLAASTGHVGLAALPTAELALVAALRGDDGADGRLAELAAIRESHPVGITDGLAVDLAHWTQALRAAQQPATAVHHLTQIRGAALRRMAAPDLFDAAVRGGLEEVARAWLAELDAFAAGTGLPAAVAVAAHGRALLTDGSEAEEHFQRALAAHGESARAPDRARTHLAYGEYLRRARRRVDAREHLRAALTVFEELGAVPLAERAAQELRASGQTARRRDVTTATQLTAQERQVAALVRRGLSNRDAAAQLFVSPRTVDFHLRNVFSKLGVASRAELAALPLEL
- a CDS encoding FAD-dependent oxidoreductase, with protein sequence MPTSLPCPAGQRELLDVLVIGAGQAGLALGHHLAARGANSLLVDAAPEIGHSWRSRWDSLRLFSPAQYDSLPGLPFPAPVDSHPSKDDVADYLAAYAAHFALPVRLATPVLRLHRDPDGTFAATTPTGTLRARQVVVATGPFQTPHVPALGDRLDPGVPQLHSAEYRNPTQLPGGGRVLVVGAANSGLQIAAELAAAQPVTVAVGTRPTELPQRIAGRDLFFWLTRSGFFTVPAHTRIARRLRARGDIIIGTRSGTLRRRGIDFRPRLLDLTGRTATFADGSTVDVGAVVWATGYRPDYAWLHLPGVVVDGQVRHTGGTTAVPGLHFLGLPWQTCRGSALLGFVGADAEALAARLTADAAGPQQRTAPGPEAATPVVLPV